A genomic region of Octopus sinensis linkage group LG2, ASM634580v1, whole genome shotgun sequence contains the following coding sequences:
- the LOC115232337 gene encoding basic phospholipase A2 RVV-VD isoform X1, which translates to MFQHLLVLFLGCFLFTVSDGLITEKRSLDSFGEMIQSETGRNPFDFNGYGKWCGFGGSGDPVDSIDNCCRNHDHCYERVNRAECDSLTHTKVYFASYHWYKHQGLIYCLNNNECQQATCMCDKAAATCFHDHLADYNVWNQSHLAKILGGLFKHHHG; encoded by the exons ATTTACTGTTTCAGATGGCCTTATAACTGAGAAGCGAAGTTTGGATTCGTTTGGCGAAATGATTCAGTCTGAGACTGGAAGAAATCCCTTTGATTTCAACGGATATGGAAAGTGGTGTGGCTTTGGCGGTTCCGGTGATCCTGTAGATAGCATTGATAa CTGCTGTAGGAATCATGACCATTGCTATGAACGTGTCAATCGAGCTGAGTGTGATTCCCTCACACATACAAAAGTTTACTTCGCTTCATACCATTGGTATAAACATCAAGGGTTAATCTATTGTT tGAATAATAATGAATGCCAACAAGCTACTTGTATGTGTGATAAAGCAGCAGCGACGTGCTTCCATGATCATCTGGCTGATTACAATGTCTGGAACCAATCACATTTAGCTAAAATACTAGGTGGGCTTTTCAAACATCACCACGGCTAA
- the LOC115232337 gene encoding phospholipase A2 Scol/Pla isoform X3: protein MFQHLLVLFLGCFLFTVSDGLITEKRSLDSFGEMIQSETGRNPFDFNGYGKWCGFGGSGDPVDSIDNCCRNHDHCYERVNRAECDSLTHTKVYFASYHWYKHQGLIYCLNSDECQQAICTCDKKAAICFYNHLSDYNESNQLPFSKLIGGLFNHR from the exons ATTTACTGTTTCAGATGGCCTTATAACTGAGAAGCGAAGTTTGGATTCGTTTGGCGAAATGATTCAGTCTGAGACTGGAAGAAATCCCTTTGATTTCAACGGATATGGAAAGTGGTGTGGCTTTGGCGGTTCCGGTGATCCTGTAGATAGCATTGATAa CTGCTGTAGGAATCATGACCATTGCTATGAACGTGTCAATCGAGCTGAGTGTGATTCCCTCACACATACAAAAGTTTACTTCGCTTCATACCATTGGTATAAACATCAAGGGTTAATCTATTGTT tGAATAGTGATGAATGTCAGCAGGCTATTTGTACGTGTGATAAAAAAGCAGCAATCTGCTTCTATAATCATCTCTCTGATTACAATGAATCGAACCAATTGCCATTCAGTAAATTAATAGGTGGTCTTTTCAACCATCGCTGA
- the LOC115232337 gene encoding basic phospholipase A2 RVV-VD isoform X2, with protein MFQHLLVLFLGCFLTTDGLITEKRSLDSFGEMIQSETGRNPFDFNGYGKWCGFGGSGDPVDSIDNCCRNHDHCYERVNRAECDSLTHTKVYFASYHWYKHQGLIYCLNNNECQQATCMCDKAAATCFHDHLADYNVWNQSHLAKILGGLFKHHHG; from the exons ATGGCCTTATAACTGAGAAGCGAAGTTTGGATTCGTTTGGCGAAATGATTCAGTCTGAGACTGGAAGAAATCCCTTTGATTTCAACGGATATGGAAAGTGGTGTGGCTTTGGCGGTTCCGGTGATCCTGTAGATAGCATTGATAa CTGCTGTAGGAATCATGACCATTGCTATGAACGTGTCAATCGAGCTGAGTGTGATTCCCTCACACATACAAAAGTTTACTTCGCTTCATACCATTGGTATAAACATCAAGGGTTAATCTATTGTT tGAATAATAATGAATGCCAACAAGCTACTTGTATGTGTGATAAAGCAGCAGCGACGTGCTTCCATGATCATCTGGCTGATTACAATGTCTGGAACCAATCACATTTAGCTAAAATACTAGGTGGGCTTTTCAAACATCACCACGGCTAA